Proteins encoded in a region of the Aulosira sp. FACHB-615 genome:
- a CDS encoding DEAD/DEAH box helicase translates to MTNAFNRLAPFIQEYIYHHNWTELRPVQIAACEVIFDTDAHLLVAAATAAGKTEAAFLPVLTVLHNYPTNTIGALYIGPIKALINDQFERLNGLLKTADIPVYHWHGDVAQSRKNQLLKKPQGILQITPESLESLLINKHHDLVRLFGDLKFVIIDEIHAFMGSERGCQIICQLQRLANAIQSQPRRIGLSATLGDYSMAEEWLRSGTDKQVITPKIEAGKRQIKLAVEHFYIRDDINSSEIYDNYLFNLSQNKKCLIFANNRTQTESVIASLRQIAQAQAQADIYHVHHGSISASLRQAAEKAMQEPHYPAVTAATLTLELGIDIGNLERVIQLESPLSVASFLQRLGRVGRRGETADMRFVCAEDEPLSEAYLPEQIPWQLLQCIAIIQLYLEERWIEPIKPPKYPLSLLYHQTMSILLAAGELSPANLAKQVLNMPPFAAISPADFKLLLRYLIDIGHIQQTEQGKLIIGLTGEKIVGRFQFYAVFADNQEYTVKQGTTEIGSIVTPPPVGNQFGLAGRTWEVLEVDFKKKLVLAKQVDGKATVYWRGGGGTIHTKILQRMRQVLIEDVEYSYLQKNAQQRLKTVRELFQSAGLAKSYILPLDKNKCCIFPWMGTVAYRTLERFLNAFCRESLEISSMGGMNPYYMILKLGKGKLKYLQSEIASLCEQRISAEDLISTAEAPEMQKYDEFIPHALLRKAFAYDYLDIEELRQQVALWQVTECDRT, encoded by the coding sequence ATGACTAATGCCTTTAACCGACTTGCACCCTTCATTCAAGAATATATCTACCATCACAACTGGACTGAATTACGACCAGTGCAAATTGCTGCTTGTGAAGTGATTTTTGACACTGATGCTCATTTGTTAGTAGCAGCAGCCACGGCGGCCGGAAAAACAGAAGCAGCATTTCTACCAGTTTTAACTGTATTACATAATTATCCTACTAATACAATTGGTGCATTATATATCGGCCCAATCAAAGCTTTAATTAATGACCAATTTGAACGCCTCAATGGCTTACTTAAAACAGCAGATATTCCTGTTTATCATTGGCATGGTGATGTGGCTCAAAGTCGCAAAAATCAGCTTTTAAAAAAGCCTCAAGGCATTCTTCAAATTACGCCAGAATCTTTAGAGAGTTTATTAATAAATAAACATCATGATTTAGTGCGTTTGTTTGGAGATTTAAAATTTGTCATCATTGATGAAATTCATGCCTTTATGGGTTCGGAACGTGGTTGTCAGATTATTTGTCAATTGCAGCGTTTAGCCAATGCAATTCAATCACAACCCAGGCGTATTGGTTTATCAGCTACTCTTGGTGATTATTCAATGGCGGAAGAATGGCTACGTTCGGGAACTGATAAACAAGTAATTACTCCTAAAATTGAAGCTGGTAAACGTCAAATTAAACTGGCTGTCGAACATTTTTATATTCGTGATGATATTAATTCATCGGAAATATATGATAATTATCTTTTTAATCTTAGCCAAAATAAAAAATGTCTGATATTTGCGAATAACCGCACTCAAACTGAATCTGTAATTGCTTCCCTGCGGCAAATTGCTCAAGCACAAGCACAAGCAGATATTTATCATGTCCATCACGGGAGTATCTCAGCTAGTTTGCGCCAAGCTGCGGAAAAAGCTATGCAAGAACCCCATTACCCTGCTGTAACTGCGGCAACACTTACCTTAGAATTAGGTATCGATATTGGTAATTTAGAGCGAGTCATTCAGTTAGAATCACCTTTGTCTGTAGCTAGTTTTTTACAAAGGTTGGGACGGGTTGGAAGAAGAGGTGAAACGGCGGATATGCGCTTTGTTTGTGCTGAAGATGAACCTTTATCGGAAGCATATCTGCCTGAGCAAATTCCCTGGCAACTTTTACAGTGTATTGCCATTATTCAACTGTATTTAGAGGAACGCTGGATTGAGCCGATAAAGCCGCCAAAATATCCTTTGAGTTTGCTTTATCATCAGACAATGAGTATTTTATTAGCGGCAGGAGAATTATCCCCAGCGAATTTAGCTAAACAAGTTTTAAATATGCCACCTTTTGCGGCAATTTCTCCAGCCGATTTTAAATTGTTGTTACGTTATTTAATTGATATTGGTCATATTCAACAAACTGAGCAAGGTAAATTAATTATCGGTTTGACTGGGGAAAAGATAGTCGGAAGATTTCAATTTTATGCTGTGTTTGCTGACAATCAAGAATATACCGTAAAGCAAGGCACAACAGAAATTGGTAGTATTGTGACACCGCCACCTGTGGGGAATCAATTTGGTTTAGCTGGTCGCACTTGGGAAGTTTTAGAAGTTGATTTTAAAAAAAAGTTAGTTTTAGCTAAACAGGTAGATGGTAAAGCGACTGTTTATTGGCGTGGTGGTGGCGGTACTATTCATACTAAAATTTTACAACGAATGCGACAGGTTTTAATAGAAGATGTTGAATATAGCTATTTACAAAAAAATGCTCAACAACGCCTAAAAACAGTTAGAGAATTATTTCAGTCTGCTGGATTAGCGAAATCTTATATATTGCCATTAGATAAAAATAAATGTTGTATTTTCCCTTGGATGGGAACAGTAGCTTATCGCACTTTAGAAAGATTTCTGAATGCTTTTTGTCGAGAATCTTTAGAAATTAGTAGTATGGGTGGAATGAACCCTTATTATATGATTTTGAAATTAGGCAAAGGTAAGCTGAAATATCTGCAATCAGAAATTGCTTCTTTGTGTGAGCAAAGAATTTCCGCCGAAGATTTAATCAGTACAGCCGAAGCTCCAGAAATGCAAAAATATGATGAATTTATTCCCCATGCTTTATTACGCAAAGCTTTCGCTTATGATTATTTAGATATAGAAGAACTCAGACAGCAAGTTGCTCTTTGGCAAGTTACGGAATGCGATCGCACTTAA
- a CDS encoding type II toxin-antitoxin system HicB family antitoxin — translation MKYSIILYPDSEGGYVAQIKDLPGCLSQGETIEETMENINEARELWIETAYEAGDEIPLPITDDKYSGKLLLRMPKSLHRQFS, via the coding sequence TTGAAGTATTCCATCATACTTTATCCTGACTCTGAAGGAGGATATGTTGCTCAAATTAAAGATTTACCTGGATGTCTCAGCCAAGGTGAAACAATAGAAGAAACGATGGAAAATATTAATGAAGCCAGAGAATTATGGATTGAAACGGCTTATGAAGCTGGAGACGAAATCCCTTTACCTATCACTGATGATAAATACAGTGGTAAGCTACTTCTGAGAATGCCAAAATCTCTACATCGTCAGTTTAGCTGA
- a CDS encoding Rrf2 family transcriptional regulator encodes MEISNKSEYALLALLELASCYSSGESLQIRQMAELQNIPIRYLEQLLATLRRGGIIKSIRGAKGGYVLARDPRKITILDCITCIEGLDAIAPASSQNAQNTETQVIQEVWQEACQAANAVLQQNTLQDLCERRNIHKQKDLMYYI; translated from the coding sequence GTGGAAATCTCTAACAAATCGGAATATGCTCTTTTAGCTCTGTTGGAGTTGGCATCTTGCTACTCCAGTGGTGAGTCTTTGCAAATTCGACAGATGGCAGAGTTACAAAATATACCAATTCGTTATCTAGAACAATTACTGGCAACTTTGAGGCGTGGAGGAATCATTAAGAGTATTCGCGGCGCGAAAGGTGGATATGTTTTGGCACGCGACCCACGTAAAATTACTATATTAGATTGTATTACTTGTATTGAAGGATTGGATGCGATCGCTCCAGCATCCAGTCAAAATGCTCAAAACACAGAAACTCAGGTAATTCAGGAAGTTTGGCAAGAAGCTTGTCAAGCTGCCAATGCTGTTTTACAACAAAATACGCTACAAGATTTGTGCGAACGGCGAAATATCCACAAGCAGAAAGACCTGATGTACTATATCTAG
- a CDS encoding pentapeptide repeat-containing protein, producing MATPIVRRNDSQPSHSNAPTQTNSLPLVTRRLAAWTAEISLVVVSGLIPFGLGAYANSRSDLNRVPLNPVLVVTERAIARPLALPVSYGIPNVAWPTNYLWMLALIAPVTLSWWQLYLLAKTGSTLPKRWFGVRVVNDQGKAPGLGAAIAREGIGRLSVPVSIAYILWRYSFAFPNLGLFTFLAVLMVLGESVALSSRQGRRALHDWLAGTETIDAKRQNGRSALVKTGEPEAPNATEVSLAPVSATDAKLPTLWRRMQQNSNLALFAVTLASMSAVLAALIGTQVYIQKQQTQRETSQINSQKFLEFVKQLSPNSGASLEERQSAILAMGGLNDSQSIQFLADLLVNETNPVLLNSIQQALTNVGIPAIPELKNKNQFLANELQSAAPQERESWQKRLQLNQQTINKILNVYSGKINGLDLTRTTLSQTSTNGSPLFNLVLENIDLSGLKLKAADLNQASFKGSRFRSMGEDGRWDTYDDAIADLTQVQMKQANLTDANLSRVLLTGSDLSRATLNRANLESARLIGANLSSAQLVGADLRNAVLENTSLTGADLGDAKLNEANLYAARLGRVIAIGTQLSFANLTKTDWQGADLSGAYLDHANLSNANLSTSRMTGAVLRSAQLENANLRNADLSFVDLRGANVAGADFKDTIIAPSKQDPADQFVETPDTGTVSAVVKGVDFSQAKNLDAKQLAYICTQGGIHPRCP from the coding sequence ATGGCGACACCAATTGTGAGGAGAAATGATAGTCAACCTAGTCATTCAAATGCACCAACACAAACCAATTCATTACCGTTAGTAACTCGACGTTTGGCGGCTTGGACAGCAGAAATTAGCCTAGTGGTTGTGAGTGGGTTAATTCCGTTTGGATTGGGAGCTTATGCCAATTCCAGGAGTGACCTCAACCGTGTACCACTCAACCCTGTATTAGTTGTCACAGAAAGAGCGATCGCCAGGCCTTTGGCTTTACCTGTTAGTTACGGTATTCCCAATGTCGCCTGGCCGACTAATTATTTATGGATGTTGGCTTTAATTGCACCTGTCACTTTATCTTGGTGGCAATTGTACTTACTTGCAAAAACTGGGAGTACTTTACCAAAACGTTGGTTTGGTGTGCGCGTGGTGAATGACCAAGGTAAAGCCCCAGGTTTAGGCGCAGCGATCGCTAGGGAAGGTATTGGTCGCTTGTCTGTACCAGTTTCGATTGCTTACATCCTCTGGCGCTATAGTTTTGCCTTTCCGAATTTGGGACTGTTTACTTTTTTGGCAGTATTGATGGTGTTAGGCGAAAGTGTAGCTTTATCCTCTCGCCAAGGTCGTCGCGCCTTACATGATTGGTTAGCAGGTACAGAAACCATTGATGCTAAACGTCAAAATGGGCGGAGTGCATTGGTGAAAACTGGTGAACCAGAAGCCCCAAATGCAACAGAAGTCAGTCTCGCACCCGTGTCAGCCACAGATGCCAAATTACCGACATTGTGGCGGCGGATGCAGCAAAACTCCAACCTCGCTTTGTTTGCAGTCACCCTAGCAAGTATGAGTGCGGTACTCGCGGCTTTAATTGGGACACAAGTTTATATTCAAAAACAGCAAACTCAGCGAGAAACTTCACAAATTAACAGTCAGAAGTTTTTGGAATTTGTTAAACAATTAAGTCCCAACTCTGGCGCTAGTTTAGAAGAACGCCAAAGTGCAATTCTGGCGATGGGTGGTCTAAATGATTCCCAGTCGATTCAATTTTTGGCTGATTTGTTGGTGAATGAAACTAACCCAGTGCTGTTGAATTCCATTCAGCAAGCTTTAACAAATGTGGGTATTCCCGCTATCCCCGAATTGAAAAATAAAAACCAGTTTCTGGCTAACGAACTGCAATCAGCTGCACCCCAAGAACGCGAATCATGGCAAAAGCGGCTACAACTCAACCAGCAAACTATCAATAAGATTTTGAATGTATATAGTGGCAAAATCAATGGTCTTGACTTGACTCGCACTACGTTAAGCCAAACCAGTACAAATGGCAGTCCTTTGTTTAATTTGGTGTTAGAAAACATTGATTTGTCAGGACTGAAATTAAAAGCGGCTGATCTCAACCAAGCGAGTTTTAAAGGTAGCCGTTTTCGGAGTATGGGTGAAGATGGTCGCTGGGATACTTATGATGATGCGATCGCCGATTTAACGCAAGTCCAAATGAAACAAGCCAATCTCACCGATGCTAACCTCAGCCGGGTGTTATTGACTGGTAGTGATTTAAGTCGGGCAACTCTCAACCGCGCTAATTTAGAAAGTGCGCGTTTAATTGGGGCAAATCTCAGCAGCGCCCAACTGGTGGGGGCTGACTTGCGGAATGCAGTTTTAGAAAATACCAGCTTGACTGGAGCCGATTTAGGTGATGCTAAATTAAACGAAGCTAATCTTTATGCAGCTCGCTTGGGTAGAGTAATTGCGATCGGGACACAATTATCATTTGCCAACTTAACCAAAACTGATTGGCAAGGTGCAGATTTATCTGGCGCTTATTTAGATCATGCCAATCTCAGCAATGCTAACCTGAGTACTAGCCGGATGACTGGCGCAGTTTTACGTTCCGCCCAATTAGAAAATGCTAACTTACGCAACGCTGATTTGAGTTTTGTAGATTTACGCGGTGCAAATGTCGCAGGCGCAGATTTTAAAGACACAATTATTGCACCAAGCAAACAAGACCCCGCAGATCAATTTGTGGAAACACCTGATACTGGTACAGTATCGGCTGTAGTTAAAGGTGTTGATTTTTCTCAAGCGAAAAACTTAGATGCCAAGCAATTAGCTTACATTTGTACCCAAGGTGGCATTCATCCCCGTTGCCCGTAA
- a CDS encoding DNA cytosine methyltransferase — translation MARPEKPTVIDLFAGAGGFGLGFDMAGFSVSLSLEIDAWACDTLRYNRPSMTVIHNDIRNFNTESSVKEICVFSPDIIIGGPPCQGFSVAGPAQKDPKDQRNSLFTNFAQWVSFLEPKAFVMENVKGLLSRKSSNGQKVIDIIRKTFEDIGYFVEVWKLNAAEYGVPQIRERIFIVGNRNGKELGIPLKTHSLELYYLNKSQLSLFDSEAKFPPITLWDAISDLPPLNAREGEEEQDYFVEPQNDYQAWIRNGSNLLYNHVAMEHSDRLVERFKQIKWGESSSDVPKEYGARRRRGNGELSNKSYDQNNRRLNPYKPSHTIAASFYANFIHPFQHRNLTAREGARVQSFPDNYRFMGKKTVVSHKLLHREERFDEKFLCQYNQVGNAVPPILAKAIALHLLEKLELCRKPIGIL, via the coding sequence ATGGCGAGACCAGAAAAACCTACTGTTATTGATCTATTTGCTGGAGCTGGTGGCTTTGGCTTAGGTTTTGACATGGCAGGGTTTTCTGTGTCTTTATCGCTTGAAATTGATGCTTGGGCTTGTGATACACTGCGCTACAACCGCCCCAGTATGACAGTGATTCACAATGATATACGTAATTTTAATACCGAAAGTAGTGTCAAGGAAATTTGTGTTTTTAGCCCAGACATTATTATTGGTGGCCCTCCATGTCAAGGTTTTAGTGTTGCAGGGCCAGCCCAAAAAGATCCGAAAGACCAGAGAAATAGCTTGTTTACTAACTTTGCTCAGTGGGTAAGTTTCCTTGAGCCTAAAGCATTTGTAATGGAAAATGTCAAAGGATTACTTTCACGTAAAAGTAGTAACGGTCAAAAGGTCATAGATATTATTAGAAAAACTTTTGAAGATATCGGATACTTTGTGGAAGTATGGAAGTTAAATGCGGCTGAGTATGGTGTGCCACAAATTAGAGAGCGTATTTTTATTGTTGGTAATAGAAATGGCAAAGAATTAGGAATTCCTTTAAAGACGCACTCTTTAGAATTATATTATCTAAATAAATCTCAGTTATCACTGTTTGATAGTGAAGCTAAATTTCCTCCGATAACTTTATGGGATGCTATCTCAGATTTACCACCACTGAATGCGCGGGAGGGTGAAGAAGAGCAAGATTATTTTGTAGAGCCTCAAAATGATTATCAAGCTTGGATTAGAAATGGTAGTAATCTACTCTATAATCATGTGGCAATGGAGCATTCAGATAGGCTGGTAGAACGCTTCAAACAAATTAAATGGGGTGAGTCAAGTTCTGATGTACCTAAAGAATACGGAGCTAGACGGCGTAGAGGGAATGGAGAACTTTCAAATAAAAGCTATGACCAGAACAATCGACGGTTAAACCCTTACAAGCCATCCCATACGATTGCGGCCTCATTTTATGCTAATTTTATTCACCCTTTTCAACATCGAAATTTAACAGCACGCGAAGGTGCAAGGGTTCAATCTTTTCCTGATAACTATCGTTTTATGGGCAAAAAAACTGTTGTGTCTCATAAATTATTACACAGAGAAGAAAGATTCGATGAGAAGTTTTTATGTCAATATAATCAGGTTGGTAATGCTGTTCCACCTATCCTTGCTAAAGCAATTGCACTACATCTTCTAGAAAAATTAGAATTATGCCGAAAACCGATAGGAATCCTTTAG
- a CDS encoding Bpu10I family restriction endonuclease, translating into MPKTDRNPLVHASNLEQKENHRTEYRDTDSRRYLSEIRTEYDKWHTANLELVGPTSEFTEQDDEIIAKRVELLSTYKDFLDQQHYAEKFDSRSNLHSSVLEEFLYYLFKDLAQDFGENALIGKSHTFKDIFFVPPKYSEMLKRPYARIEKKDHDFVIGATIQASLVAAPPPEKDDSPGEKLTILKEEPEIYSDPTVTEENTETHIFDIPVVVIECKTYLDKTMLEGASRAAEDLKARNPNSLYLVVMEWIKLTSDVNLRKYKVDQIYVLRQQKNTDRKFRYKETYIKNPINVAVVQHLFKKVRNHLTIDWSGGIEHGIQRGWLIDE; encoded by the coding sequence ATGCCGAAAACCGATAGGAATCCTTTAGTTCATGCTTCTAATCTTGAACAGAAGGAAAATCATCGTACAGAATATAGAGACACAGATAGTAGAAGATACCTTAGCGAAATTAGGACTGAGTATGATAAATGGCATACTGCTAATTTAGAGTTAGTCGGGCCAACATCAGAGTTTACTGAGCAGGATGACGAAATTATTGCCAAAAGAGTAGAGCTTCTTTCAACATACAAAGACTTTCTAGATCAGCAGCATTATGCTGAAAAGTTTGACTCTAGATCAAACCTCCACTCTAGTGTATTAGAAGAGTTTCTCTACTATTTGTTTAAAGATTTAGCACAAGATTTTGGAGAAAATGCTCTCATTGGTAAGTCACACACTTTTAAGGATATTTTCTTTGTTCCACCAAAATATTCAGAAATGCTTAAACGACCTTATGCGCGTATTGAAAAAAAAGATCATGACTTTGTGATTGGTGCAACTATTCAAGCATCGCTTGTAGCTGCACCTCCTCCAGAAAAAGATGACAGTCCTGGTGAAAAGTTGACAATTCTTAAAGAAGAACCAGAAATTTATTCTGATCCTACAGTTACAGAGGAAAATACAGAGACACACATTTTTGACATTCCAGTAGTTGTCATTGAGTGCAAAACTTACCTTGACAAAACTATGCTTGAAGGAGCTTCACGCGCAGCAGAAGATTTAAAGGCGAGAAATCCCAATAGTTTGTATCTTGTAGTTATGGAATGGATCAAGCTAACTAGTGATGTCAATTTACGAAAATACAAAGTTGATCAGATTTATGTATTACGTCAGCAGAAAAATACTGATCGAAAATTTAGATATAAAGAAACGTATATTAAAAACCCAATTAATGTGGCTGTAGTACAGCATCTTTTCAAGAAGGTAAGAAATCATTTAACAATTGATTGGTCTGGAGGAATTGAGCATGGTATACAGCGTGGTTGGCTAATTGATGAATAA
- a CDS encoding putative 2-dehydropantoate 2-reductase, giving the protein MGDRKYAIIGTGALGGFYGAKLQKAGLDVHFLLKSDYEHVNQHGLIIESKDGDFTLPQVNAYNDADKMPQCDVVIVALKTTQNYLLPKLLPPVIKNNGVVLVLQNGLDIELEISQIVSNVNIIGGLCFLCSNKVGQGHIRHVDYGQIVLGEYSHNYETAGITNIMQQIANDFQNAGIAIELTKDLLLARWQKLVWNIPYNGLSVVLNARTDELMADPYTRQLVEQLMYEVAAGAKSTGRIIADSFIQKMLDYTVKMKPYRTSMKIDYDEQRPLEVEAIIGNSLRKAQAAGVFLPQINCLYNQLKFLDNRNKH; this is encoded by the coding sequence ATGGGCGATCGCAAGTATGCCATCATCGGAACAGGTGCATTAGGCGGGTTTTACGGTGCAAAACTACAAAAAGCGGGTTTAGATGTTCATTTTTTACTCAAAAGTGACTACGAACACGTCAATCAACATGGTTTAATCATCGAATCGAAGGATGGCGACTTTACCTTACCCCAAGTTAACGCCTATAACGATGCGGACAAGATGCCACAATGTGATGTAGTGATAGTTGCCCTCAAAACAACCCAAAATTATTTATTACCAAAATTATTACCACCTGTAATTAAAAATAATGGTGTGGTATTAGTATTACAAAATGGATTAGACATAGAACTAGAAATTTCTCAGATTGTGAGTAATGTCAACATTATTGGTGGCTTATGTTTTTTATGTTCCAATAAGGTCGGACAAGGACATATTCGGCATGTAGATTATGGACAAATAGTTTTGGGTGAATACAGCCATAACTACGAAACTGCGGGAATTACTAATATAATGCAGCAAATTGCCAACGACTTTCAAAATGCTGGTATAGCAATAGAATTAACAAAAGATTTACTCTTAGCGCGTTGGCAAAAATTAGTCTGGAATATTCCCTACAATGGTTTATCTGTGGTTTTGAATGCCAGAACTGATGAATTAATGGCAGATCCCTACACTCGTCAATTAGTTGAGCAATTAATGTATGAAGTAGCCGCAGGTGCAAAAAGTACCGGACGGATAATTGCTGATAGCTTCATTCAAAAAATGCTAGATTACACAGTCAAGATGAAGCCTTACCGCACCAGCATGAAAATTGACTATGATGAACAACGTCCTTTAGAAGTAGAAGCAATTATTGGAAATTCCCTACGTAAAGCCCAAGCCGCAGGTGTGTTTTTACCACAAATTAACTGCTTGTACAATCAGTTAAAGTTTTTAGACAACAGGAATAAACACTAA
- a CDS encoding fasciclin domain-containing protein: MADIVDIAVGNDAFKTLVTAVQAAGLVETLKSPGPFTVFAPTDDAFAKLPPGTIQTLVQNIPQLTRILKYHVVAGKLSQAELAKLGTVTSVEGSIIKIDCSEGFEIKNATVLAADIDADNGIIHVIDTVILPG; the protein is encoded by the coding sequence ATGGCTGATATTGTTGATATTGCGGTTGGTAATGACGCTTTTAAAACCTTGGTAACTGCTGTACAAGCGGCTGGTTTAGTCGAAACATTAAAAAGTCCAGGGCCATTTACAGTCTTTGCACCGACTGATGATGCTTTTGCCAAGTTACCACCAGGAACAATCCAAACTCTGGTGCAGAATATTCCCCAGTTGACCAGAATTCTAAAATATCACGTCGTGGCTGGTAAGTTGTCTCAGGCTGAGTTAGCAAAACTAGGTACAGTTACTTCTGTAGAAGGCTCAATCATTAAAATAGATTGTTCTGAGGGATTTGAAATCAAAAACGCTACTGTCTTAGCGGCAGATATCGATGCTGACAATGGCATAATTCATGTCATTGATACAGTAATTTTGCCTGGTTAA
- a CDS encoding pyridoxal phosphate-dependent aminotransferase — protein MTDDKLISRMQAVQSPIIPVVGELIKNSPGTISLGQGVVSYSPPPEAIELLPKFLGEARNNLYQAVEGIPPLLTALTAKLSAFNGIEITDENCVVVTAGSNMAFMNAILAITSPGDEIILNTPYYFNHEMAITMAGCRVVLVETDENYQLRPEALAAAITPKTKAIVTISPNNPTGVVYSEAALRQVNQICSDRHIYHISDEAYEYFTYNGVKHISPGAFAGSSDYTISLYSLSKAYGFASWRIGYMVIPQHLLVAVKKVQDTILICPPVVSQYAALGALQAKDEYLKENIGAIAQVRQLVIDSLNHLQGLCTIAQADGAFYFFLKVHTHINAFELVKRLIQEHKVAVIPGTTFGMENGCYLRVAYGALQDNTAKAGIERLVNGLRNII, from the coding sequence ATGACTGATGACAAATTGATTTCTCGGATGCAGGCGGTTCAGTCGCCAATAATTCCTGTGGTTGGGGAACTGATTAAAAATTCTCCGGGAACCATTTCTCTCGGACAGGGTGTAGTCTCCTACAGTCCACCACCAGAAGCAATTGAACTTTTACCGAAGTTTTTAGGGGAAGCGAGAAATAATCTCTATCAAGCAGTGGAAGGAATTCCGCCTTTATTAACTGCATTGACAGCAAAATTGTCAGCTTTTAACGGTATTGAAATTACTGATGAAAACTGTGTTGTGGTGACAGCCGGTAGTAATATGGCGTTTATGAACGCGATTTTGGCAATTACTTCGCCTGGGGATGAAATTATTCTGAATACGCCATATTATTTCAATCATGAAATGGCTATTACAATGGCGGGTTGTCGTGTGGTGTTGGTAGAAACAGATGAAAATTACCAATTGCGTCCAGAAGCCTTAGCCGCAGCAATTACACCAAAAACCAAGGCTATTGTGACGATTTCCCCGAATAATCCCACAGGGGTTGTCTATTCTGAAGCGGCTTTACGCCAAGTCAATCAAATTTGTAGCGATCGCCATATCTACCACATCAGCGATGAAGCTTACGAATATTTTACCTACAACGGTGTCAAACATATTTCACCAGGGGCATTTGCTGGCAGTAGTGATTATACAATTTCTCTCTACAGCCTTTCTAAAGCCTATGGTTTTGCCAGTTGGCGCATTGGCTATATGGTAATTCCCCAGCATTTACTTGTGGCTGTCAAAAAAGTTCAAGATACAATTTTGATTTGTCCGCCTGTGGTGTCGCAGTATGCCGCATTAGGCGCATTGCAGGCAAAAGATGAGTATTTGAAGGAAAATATTGGTGCGATCGCTCAAGTACGTCAGTTAGTGATAGACTCGCTGAATCATCTCCAAGGTTTATGTACTATTGCTCAAGCTGATGGTGCGTTTTATTTCTTTCTCAAAGTGCATACTCATATCAATGCGTTTGAGTTGGTGAAAAGATTAATTCAAGAACACAAAGTTGCGGTAATTCCTGGGACAACCTTTGGGATGGAAAATGGCTGCTATTTGCGCGTTGCTTATGGGGCGTTACAAGACAATACAGCCAAAGCAGGGATAGAAAGATTAGTTAATGGTTTGCGGAATATTATTTAA